In the genome of Scatophagus argus isolate fScaArg1 chromosome 20, fScaArg1.pri, whole genome shotgun sequence, the window TTAACTAAAGCCGAACTGAGGAATGAGTATTTCAGTTTCAGACACTGTACGTAGTTTGATTccacttcctctgtcttttgACCTTTGACAGTTTGAAAGTTGAAGGTTTTCTGCTACAGAGGTTTGTAAGAGTGGCTTTTGCAACGGAGCGTCTCATTACCGCTAttgttgttgagtttttgtCTACATAcataattattttgaaaatgcgTTCGATTAACGCCGAGGTCATTGCCATCAGTCCACGAAAACCTTGAAACAATTATAAGAAGACCCGGACTTTGGGGCTTGACAGGAGCCGAAGTGGTTAGGTAACCCACCAGCTTCAGAAACTGGAAGGAGTTTGGTTCTGATTGCTCCTATTGATAAGTCTTTATAAAAGTTTGGTCACAGATCTGTTCTGGTGAGCGATCATATCGTTATTAAAACTGTTCATGCTGAGTTTTTCAATTACTCAAAGAATACTTTGAATAATTTAACGTTTCATCCACTTGATGCACTACAGACTTGGATTTTACTGAAGCAAACCCCCTTTAGATGTAGACTGTGTGATCAGTGTGATAACTGCGTGTTCAGAGATTGAACGTAGTGTAACAGCCAGCTTATTACACAGAGCAATACCAGTTTGTTTTACCGCAGGTATCACTCTTGCTTCTCTCTTTAGTAATGTGGACGCTGATGAAGGCTACAAGCCACGAACGTTTTATcgtcatttattattttattgaatgTTGTAGAATATGAAATGAGACCTAGCTTTATATGGTCCTTACTTGTGAATAAATGGACAATGTGGAAATCCCTCCAGTTCGTCTCCTGCCTTGCAACTTTTTTATGCTGGAGCAATGCTACTAGCATCCGGCTAAGCTTCACTCCAACTCCGCGTTACAGTAGTTACAGTCCAGTGACGGCAGCACTTACCGCAGCTGCACTGCGCCTCCTTTAGCTGCGTTTAGTTAGCCTGTTGGCTAACACTTCCTGCATGTTGACGTTTATCAGTTTGCGctgaaattgtgtttgtttttattgactgGTTTTGGGTAAAGCGAGCATGAAACACATTGACGAACAGTCAGACAGGAAATTGTACTTCAAATGAAAAGCATACAATGCAGTCTTTTGCGTGTGCGTTTTATGACGAAAGGCTAACAGGAAGTTGTCCTCACACTTTGTTGTGCTAATCTATATTCACTTTACACAACCATCATAATAGAAAGTACTATTTAGGTTTctactgtaaatgaaacaagacaaacagtTTGCAGAACGTTTTATTAATCTTATAAAGATGATTTATATTCTGTGCTTGCTGTTTTAAAGGACAAAATCTGTCAGCTGAgcagaacagaatagagtgcaaaagTGTACAGTTAcaaaaatatagagataataaattaacaatttacaagtaagCACAGTACAATGTACAGCTCTAtgcaagtcctcataagggaggaaaacaggaccagactgttgagctgtacagtctaacagcagtgggaatgaaggagctgctgtagctccttcctacactgagggtgtagcagtctgctgctgaaggagctgctcagagcctccactgtctgatgcagagggtgagaggtgttgtccatgatggatgtcagcttggctaacgtcctcctctcacccacctcctccacagagtccagtgggcagcccaggacagagctggccctcctgaccagcttgttcagtctcttcctgtcccggtccccaacagaccacagcatactgaatagcagaggctaccacagagtcataaaaagtccttaggaggggcctgcacactgcaagggacctcagtctcctcagaaggtggaggcgactttggcccttcttgtacaggacATCGGTGtcatgtgaccagtccagtttatggttgaggtggacacccagatacttaaaactgtccaccgTCTCAATGTCCGAACCCTGGACGTTCACTGGTGTaagtggtaatgtccttctgCAGAAGccaatcaccatctcctttgttttactggtgtttaagcacaggtggctgcgctcacaccagtccacaaagtccacgatgactcacctgtactccgtctcagtcccctcagacacacagccaacaatggctgagtcgtcagagaacttctggaggtgacatctgctggtgttgagGGTGAAGTCAGAGGTGTAGAgcgttattgttgttgtttatgtttattgttcAGTCACAAACCTCCAGCGGGGAAACACAGGTTTGACAAGCAGAACAAAGTCAGACAGCAAAGATAACAAGAGGAACATTTGGGGttcagtgcgcatgcgtcgatacgtgtgcagcctgttacagacgctcccgaacaagaatttccctccagggataaataaaggaattctgattctgattctgattctgatcaggAAATAaagaagggagaaagaaatTCTCATAACAGGAACAAAGAAAGTCAACACGAGGCTTACAGGCTTTCGTTCAGACGAGTGTGtattagcatgttagctaaCACTTCTTTAATCTCTGTGTGTTCCAGGAAGTTAGCTGGCTGTACGCTCTTCATCACTGGAGGAAGTCGAGGGATTGGCAAAGCCATCGCTCTGAAAGCTGCCAGAGATGGTGCCAACGTCATAATTGCAGCCAAGACCGCCGTGCCCCACCCCAAACTTCCAGGAACCATCCACAGCGCTGCTCAGGAGGGTGAggagctaacatgctaaatgcTAGTAgtacacataaatatatatatatgtgtgtgtgtgtatatatatatgcaccAGATGGACCAGGATCAGCCTCTTGAAGCTCTTCACGATGATGGTGGGGCTGAGGGTCAGTGGGTGGAGATTTGGACAGGATGGAGGCGCTTTTGAAGCCTGTGGGGGAACCTGCTGGGACGAGGACGGGCTGACGATCAGGAGCCTTACGTCCATCCTGTCACAGTCCATTTAATTCACCTTCggtctgtcctgtctgtcctgttcCAGTGGAGGCTGCAGGTGGGAAGGCGTTGGCCTGTGTCGTCGACATTCGGGACGAGCAGCAAATCAAAGATGCAGTTCAGAAAGCCGTCAACAAGTTTGGAGGTACGACGAAAAATCAGTCAAGTCAAGAAATCATTTAAGAAAATCAGTGAGTGGGTGAAAAACCGATCAGAGAATCAGTTTGTATCTGAAACACAGAGAACCTTTTTGTAATCAAAGAATTTATAGTACAGTTGACAGTTAAAGGTTTTTGAAATTATACATTTACCTCTACATTAATGCCCACCGGACAATGAAGCATATAAACTGCGAATTTTAAGATGCTTAAcccctagaacactaacgttaaaattagtaacaccatcactaacattgggtatattttacccgatataatatctcggataaaatacagtttatcacaccagcgttcatcatgccatataggacacacagtggccacctcttggtttttctttcacagctgtactgagcacacatttggtcgaaagtatcaacacatcccttcatttggttgtaaaattcgatcacttcaaaattgtgtgggtgaaaatcacccgacgttagtgttctagggttaataAAACGTCATCGTGTTGACTTAAATTTCAGAATCCTGTAACCTCATTGGTGAAGCTGTTGCTCCGTGTCATCAGTGTCATTGGCTGATTTTTTTGGGTTCAGAGTGATCGTGAATGTACTGAGGGACCCCgtcagactgacagctgatgtgATCTGAACTTGGCAGTGACATAATCGTAGTGCTTGTTTGTGATTGGTAGGAATCGACATCCTGGTGAACAACGCGAGTGCCATCAGTCTGACAGGAACTCTGGAGACGCCCATGAAGAAGGTTGACCTGATGCTGGGAATCAACCTGAGAGGAACGTACCTGACGTAtggctctcacacacacacacacacacacacacacacacacacacacacacacacacacacacacacactcttcacttCAGTTACCGAGCTTCTGTGTGTCAGGTCCAAGCTGGTCATCCCTCACCTGCTGAAGAGTCGCAGTCCTCACATCTTGAATCTGTCGCCTCCACTTAACCTCAACCCCATCTGGTTCAAGAACCACACAGGTAACCACAGCCATTCACCAGCCAGCAATCCCTTCTTCACCTGTGCAGTAATAACACGTTTGTTTCTTTCCAGCGTACACGATGGCGAAATACGGCATGTCCATGTGCGTCCTGGGAATGGCCGAAGAGTTCAGAGGTCAAATTGCTGTCAACGCCCTCTGGCCCAGAACTGGTCAGTGGCCATGTGTTAGCATGCCAAAGGGCTCCTCAGGGACTcgatgctgatgctgatgctgtctGTTGTTGCCATAGCGATCCAGACTGCAGCGATGGACATGTTGGGCGGAGAGGGCATCGGGAAACAGTGTCGTACGGCTGACATCATGGCCGACGCCGCCTACGCCATTCTGTCCCGACCGAAGGACTACACGGGTCACTTCCTGGTGGATGAGGATGTCCTGAAAGAGGAGGGACTCCAAGACTTCGATCAGTATGCTGTCGAGCCTGGTGAGAGCATGCTAACTGGGTCAGCACCAAgccaacacccacacacatgtcAAGTGGTAATTattctgctctctgattggtcaacaGGTCACCCCCTGCTGCCAGACTTCTTCTTGGACGATGCCCCCGAGACACTGGTCAAAAAGATGGAGCAATACGGTAAGTACTACAGACAGTGGAAATACTACTACCAGTGCTCTCACTACTACAGCTGATGGGATTTCAATTTATACTACTGACTACAAATACTGTAGTGATGTCAGTATAACGTTTTTATCACAGTATATACTGTTTTTATAACAGTATTTACTaacatgattttgttttggcCATCGCGTTGCTAGGGGCGACCCCTGCCTTCACACCAACACCATCATCCCCGTCGGCCACGCCCCCCTCCGGTGGACCAATAGAAAGCACGTTTGACGTCATCAGAGGAGTCATCAATGAAGACGTTGTTAATTCGACACAGGGCATTTACCAGTTCGATCTATCAGGTAACAGGAGAACAGTTTGTCCATATAAGGAGATCCTGTGGCCGCGTCATTCATGTGTATGTGATCCATGTAAGGAGAACACGCGGGCGTTTGGTTCCTGGACCTGAAGA includes:
- the hsdl2 gene encoding hydroxysteroid dehydrogenase-like protein 2 gives rise to the protein MLQNTGKLAGCTLFITGGSRGIGKAIALKAARDGANVIIAAKTAVPHPKLPGTIHSAAQEVEAAGGKALACVVDIRDEQQIKDAVQKAVNKFGGIDILVNNASAISLTGTLETPMKKVDLMLGINLRGTYLTSKLVIPHLLKSRSPHILNLSPPLNLNPIWFKNHTAYTMAKYGMSMCVLGMAEEFRGQIAVNALWPRTAIQTAAMDMLGGEGIGKQCRTADIMADAAYAILSRPKDYTGHFLVDEDVLKEEGLQDFDQYAVEPGHPLLPDFFLDDAPETLVKKMEQYGATPAFTPTPSSPSATPPSGGPIESTFDVIRGVINEDVVNSTQGIYQFDLSGEHAGVWFLDLKSGSGGTGQGPPPVKADVVMTMDSSDFSKMFAGKLKPTLAFMSGKLRIKGDMTLAIKLEKLMSRMNKAKL